attaaaagataaagttgAACATTTTTCAGGAAGAGTTTATTGCTCTAGTTCTTGATGAAATAAAAGTTCAAGAAAATCTTGTTTGAGACAAACATTCTGGAGAATTTATTGGATATGTTGATTTGggcaattatatttaaaaataaaattgtttgttttgcaaCATTACAACAGGCAGACAACTTGCTTCTCATGTATTAGTTTTCTTAATAAGAAGTATTGCAAATCCTGTCAAATACAGTTTTGCAAACTTTGctactataaatattacatcagtGCAATTATTTTCTCTATTTTGGAAAGCTGTTGGCATTTTAGAAATCTAAGTTGGTTTAAAAGTAGTAGCAGTTATTTGTGACGGAGCATCAtcgaataaaaaattttttaaaatgcattttaatcTGACTGAGAAAGAAGATAATAATAATCATGTTAATGTGACTTACCACACTGATaatttatttgctgatgatgacgataaaagttttaaatattttatttctgatgTCTCTCATTTAATATAAACGGTAAGGAACAGCCGTTCTCATTCTGGAGCTGGTAAAAGCAATCGTTTTATGTGGTATAAGGGTCAACATGTTTTATGATCTCATATAACTGATTTGTTTTATGAAGATTTAAAATGTCAATTGCATGCATGTCCAAAGCTAACCGTTGAGCACATCAAAATAACTTCATTTTCAGCTATGAATGTTCATTTAGATGCACAAGTTTTAAGTAATTCATGTAGTACAGCATTAGAAATCTATGCACCACCAGATTCAGCTGGAACTGCACAGTTTTCCTGTACTGGTGAAAACTAATAAATGAACTTGCATACGAACGGCTATTTTCAAAGccacaaatctttttaaaaactttaaatggcATAAAATATTGATCAGTTTATTGagaaatttattgttaaaataataaataaaaaagtttattttgcagacttgtttttttgtttgttttacttttgttaagATGTGTAAACAAGCACCAATGATGCTCTTTATAGAACCTCTAAGggtgttatttaaatattagaattttttatagaacctctgataacaataaaattatatttgggATCTAACGTGAATCAGGGGTGATACTGGGTGACTTTCTTATACCTCATCTATTTTTCATAGGTACcactagatttaaaaaaaaatgtattttccCAAAACCTGTTATTTCATCACACCATAATGTCATTAcaccataattttaaaaaacattgattaTTAGGTATTAGGTTATTAGCTCCTCAAATTTGGTTTAGGGacctctaaaattaaaaaaaaaactccctTAATTTGTTTACCTTATTGGGTGCATGAGGGAGCCTTTATATGTGTAGTGGTTAAATTGCTTGCATTAGAAGCAATAGATCAGTGGTTTAATGTCTGCTCTTACCATATTTACATTATCTTTAAAGTAAGaaactttacaaaaacttttatttaacaccTATGCACTTAGGTGTATGGTGTCATAATTTAATCTTGACTCAATTGAGCTCAGAGCGgtcctaaatatatatatatatatatatatatatatatatatatatatatatatatatatatatatatatatatatatatatatatatatatatatatatatatatatatatatatatatatatatatatatatatatatataatctcaAATGGTTAATACAAGAGAGgactagaattttttttcataaataaaatattttttaatataaattctaaatttttttaaggtttgttttctagttttaatatttttagtcattatttcatttaaagttttaatttttatgagcTTGAGAATGGTAacatcacacacacacacacacacacacacacacacacacacacacacacacacacacacacacacacacacacacacacacacacacacacacacatatatatatatatatacatatatatatatatatatgccaagaatatttttgtgaaatttgtggctatgaaaatagccgtttttgAATGCGATATaacattaaactatttattcGAATCCGatagatgtttttttcatttttgaacaGAGTAATTTTGACTTTGTTTGATTCTCTTTAAGTTTGTGTAAACTTCGTTTTTCTTTTGCAtatgaaaaagatctcactctAACATAAAGTGTAACCagatgataaaataattttaatgacaGTTCTTTGAATATTTGGTTTCTGCAAAGACTACAAAGTTCAGATATGCTTGCCAtaacaacactttttttaaaaatttcggtAACAATCAGTTttgaatcaattatttttacaaaaccattACTTTGTTGGCGAAAGAGAAGCTCAACTTTTGTAAAGATTTCTAAAACTGGAGGAGACACTTTCCCCAAACCACCTCgatttttaaaatctacaatATTTTGGTAAGACTTAGTGGATGTTTCAAGATTCTTAAAAGAATGATCTATTTTACCAGCATTAAGAAGTGAAAGGCAGTCTGTGCTTAACTTTTGCTGCCATAACCGCGAACTCTGCAATAAAATGTACTGAATACATTACCACTTAGATACaagataatttctttatatctatCTGAAAGTTCAACTGTcgataaatcatttaaatctacaaaagaattattgtaaaatgagTTTGTAAGAAATGCTAAAACATGATTGCATACccctataacattttaaagttacgtTACGTATTGTAACGTTAAAGGGATTCGTAACGTTACGTGCAATATGTCCGTTATTTTTACGTAACCGAATCGTAACATTGTAACGTAACGCTACGTGAATAGTGGTACGTAATAACACGTAACACTTTGACCTAATGATACTTAAGATTGTAATCTATAGTATCTATCCATATAACTTCTCTTTTTCATATGTCCGTTAATTAATGAATAGGGAGAACACTGCTACATATAGAATAGAAAGAACGCTACGACATATCTACATAAACAGAGAGAAAAAAGTGAAGTCAAGTCAGAGAGTGAAGACATCTATTACACAGAAAGTGGGCTTATAAAAACTCGTGAAGTGTTACGCTTGTATTATTATTGACCAAAAAAAAACGTAACGTAACAAAATCTAGATATGAGACGTAGAGAAAATACGTctaaaatatagattttttttaaagttaagttaCGTTTCAGTAAAAGAAACGTAACTTCgcgaattgaaatttttttttttttgcgacaaattagttacaaaataaaaaaattaactaattaagacgaatcaaatttacaattaaaataaacgATAATATTTgtcagtttcaaaaaaaatttttttttagttacaaatgTCTCGACAAACGCATTGTTAAATACCGTAACTCATGATCATGAGTTACGgtatttaacaaaattgttttatttacaatattatttaagtatttgattatttatgtatttgatttttgaaaacgCAATAACACGCTTctcaaaaatattgtaattaaaaagtatttaaaaaaattaacccaCGCttgaggtttttaaaaaaaatactttttaaatgtaaatacaacttttaaagctttaaaagtaacgtaacgaaatacaaaaaaaaagtacctttaaaagttaaaataacttacGGTACGGTTAAGCAATCTAATGTACTTATTACCTTTAAAAGTATAACCTATCGAAAGTAACGTAACGTAAaacatttaagaattaaaacgttttaattcttaaatgtatttaattttttttaaagttaagttaCGTTTCACTATAAGAAACGTAACTTCgcgaattgaaatttttttttttttgcgacaaattagttacaaaataaaaaaattaactaattaagacgaatcaaatttacaattaaaataaacgATAATATTTgtcagtttcaaaaaaattttttttttagttacaaatgTCTTGACAAACGCATTGTTAAATACCGTAACTCATGATCATGAGTTACGgtatttaacaaaattgttttatttacaatattatttaagtatttgattatttatgtatttgatttttgaaaacgCAATAACACGCTTctcaaaaatattgtaattaaaaagtatttaaaaaaattaacccacgcttgtggttttttaaaaaaatactttttaatgtaaatacaacttttaaagctttaaaacgTACTTTAATTGCGTTTACGCAATTAAAATTcgtcacaaatataaaatttttgaagttacaatacatctttttttttttgagtgtaAAAAATTATGACGTAacataacgttaaaaaaatctAGGTTTGAGATATTTTAGTTACGTCTTAAATCTAGATTTAGATACGTCACGTTAAGTCTCAATTCGTTACactttataaagttaaaaaaacaaacatttgagACGTTACGTTGCGTattgaaactttatatttttttcgtgACAAAGTATCCAATTGAGACGAagctattttacaataaaaatcaaatataagaTAGTATTTAGCAATACGGTAAGgataaacaaacatttactgcattatcaagtttatttacttaatatttaattaaaagttagaGAACGTAATCTTGTTACCAATTGTAACTGGTTAAGACGTAACGTAACTTGAAATGTTATTAGGGATAGTTCACAGCAAGAagtcttgttgtttttttagtcagactgttaataaaaatttctttatcacaattaatatttttgtaaaattgagGATAAAACTTTTCTGCATCGCCATTATCTTTAAAACTAGCTATTGTGTTCTCTAAAAGAGATAGGGTTTGTTGTGAATTTTCTAATAGCATTGCATGATTAATTCTTAACTCATTTCAACACAAATCAGGATAGCATTAGTCGTCAATCAAGGTAGTAATGCTTTTATCGAGCAGACTTTTAAATTCGCTGAGAAGAATAGTTGGTTTAGgattttgttatgttaaatcCATAGGAATACTTTGATGTTTTGAATTTGTATGCCTTGTAAGGCCTCTTAAAGATATGCACTTCTCAGAGCAAATTGCGCCAGAAAATGTGCTTTCAACAGGTTTACTAAACAACTCCAACACCAAGGCtttttgctttttgattttGCTTTTTGCAGAcgaaaattttaacaaaaatttttgtacgCAAAAAGCAAAATcattctccaaaaaaaaaaaataatgtttcaaTATCAAGTTCAACATTGAACTCTTTGTCCGTTTTCATACTTTGTGCACTCTGTTCCTGGCCGTTCGAGAGTTTTCAAGtgtgtttaacaaatattagaaaaatcacATAATACGGTCCGAGTGACCAGACtatatatttcttatgactatgctAGCATTAATTAAATTAAGCAGCATTAGTTAAATAAcgttctttatattttattttttagatggaCAAAAATTGTTGACCACACGAAAAGTCTTGtacagtttaatattttttacctgTCTATTGTTAATCTTATTGGCCTTAGGTTTTCTATACCACAAAAAACGTTATTGTAGTTCCcgtaagttttctttttaaaaagcatttttaatttagagaacatttgattaaaactaaattaaaagtcACAatctcaaatttattttatatgaacattttaaagtgatgtttttaaattaaaagagatgaataattttaaaatgatagaatacttttaaattgatgttaatgtaaatattttatagttttaaatttatagagCCCCCTATTCAATCGACTGAAAACGACGatgttctaaataaaattaaaataatcacaaatGATGAAACAATATACATTACAGAAGAACATAACCTGGTGCTAAATTAAAGTTCGTTTTTAGttagttttgtaaatatatgtatatcgGTGAAggttattataagaaaaaagtaaatgtatttataagaataaaaaagacatttgtaACTCTTTTTTAGTTTGCACTCAGATTTAGTTTTACGGTTTGATACATTGGGGATCGGGGGGTAGATAGACATCAGTTAATCAATATAGTTGGGTAATTGCTATGGAAACCTTATTAATGATCGTTAATAATAAGGCAAcgcttaatttatttaaaaaaatagaagtagaagagCTCGGCAGATAAAACAACTTATGATAAACATAAGCGCTTTTGCGCAGTGGTTTTCGATTAACTTTGAGCACCAAGTTAAATccaatgatataaataaataactagatATCTAATTTCGCCGTTTTTAGTGAAGCCAATATTTAATGCGTTGGAAGCCATTATTATATCGGGCAAAAAGGTTTTAGCAATCACATTCATATGAAAAGATATTGGCAATTTTAACGTCTTTATTCTTGGAATTAAAGATGATTTGAATCACAGACGATCAGTTTAGTGAGCATACAGTcaatacatacatattttttggTCAAAGATTGGACATGATATTGTTAGCATGTTTAGTTTGTTATAACAAACTAAAACaaactgttatttttaaagccacaaaaatatatatttaaaaacatatttgcatTTAGAACATCAAATTAAAACAtcgtataatatattttattattttaataaaagttttatacaataaaatgaaatattcatAAACCCTTGaacaatattaatttgttaGTTTGTTGTCTTAAACCAATTGACGACTTTCTTAGAACTTTAGTGGTATAATCCTGGGCATATCTAAACATTCGGATTCTAAAGTAATATTCACATATCTTTCTAACAAGCTGACTGGAATGCAAATCTCCATTTTCAGTCCACAATTCTAAGTCGTAACTATCAAGTcctttaaagactttttttttaataattaatttgttaacacAATGGATCAtattatgctttatatttttatcagagGTTTCTGtttggatttttaaaatctttaccaCTAATAAAGAAGTTAAATACTTTCTCACATGACTCGATAACAGTAACAACATCCCTTGATGGCAAAAACAAACAACCACGatcttttacattatttaatgaAGAATGAGATTTCGCATAAAAATGTTCGTATGCTAAAATATCAGTTAATGATTGAGCACAAACATTACATGAAACAGTATTTATTAACTTTCTGACTATAAAACCAGAGATATATCCCAATATTGCTTCTTTGTAGCTAGATATTTGAAGTTCATCGCAGTACAAAAAAACTTCTTCAAAGTCAATATCCTCTTGGTCAAAATTATCAACAGAATACAACCTTTGAGTTGCCTGATGTTTGAGCGATTAGAATATGGCTCAAACATCAGGCAGTTAGCATGACTCGATCCAACTATGGAGTTTCGCAGAAGAATCCGTTTTAACGATGACTTTAACTGCACTACATCAGGATTGTTGTTGTAACCATTTTTTCCACGAATGCAAGCAAATAGTAGTTCAAGATGATCTCGGGAATATTTGTAAGTTGGAACATATTTAAATGGTTTCTCATGAAACGTTAACAGATCGGTGGGTAATTTTAGAGTGCTTTTAGCATCTACAATTAAACCTAAAACAAATGTCTTTCTTCGATGTAAAAGCAATGGAATGCTATTAATATCAGTCAACTTGCTCAGATAAGTAATCGTATTGTtccaaaaatctttcaaaaattcaattGCATCAGCAACAGAGCTGCTAAGGGTTTGGCCAGCTATTTAAGATTCATTTTGTGGCGATGAAATCTAATATGTTTTCTTGAAAGTTTGTTTGCAAATTTCAAACTTTCTGCTCTTGTAACTCAAACAAAGCTTTTATATAACTCCATTTAATATAGTGGCCctcatcatcaataaaaacacccAAATCATTTAGAGAATTTCTAGCTAATTTAACCATATGGCATGGGTCTAGGAAAATGTGGAGCAGTTGgttgttatatgaaaaagtACTAACTATATCGTCTATGACTTTGCCAAACTTATATCCAAATGGGACAAcggaatttaaatttattctagTACCatcaaatgtaataattttgATACATAGTTCATATGTCAAAGCtacatctaaaatatttttaataaaacatgttaaatcacttgctttaactttatttgataaaacataaccAATGGGTGTTTTCCAATGTCCTCGCAAACCAACTAACATGAAAATTAATGCCTCTGTAGCTGGAGTATCAGGTTCACATACAGAAATATCTTTaccaaaattacaaaaaaccaATATAGTGACCTGAACTTTTGTCATTAGTTATACTGTTTTTGATTGCCATAGCATCAATAATAAGAGCACAATGCTTAAAATTAATATCTGTTTTCTGTTTATGACCAAGATATGAAAAAACATCAAGGAATAAACCAGGATCACAATTTACAGATGATGTCCAATGTGATATTAAACTGGCAGCAGGAAGACATAACATTGGCCGAAAAAAGTTATACGCACGTGGAGAATAAAAATGAAGAGTTAAAGCGAATTTTTTCACTTCATCGTTGTATTTGTGACCTTTTGGTTTAACATTTTGATTGgaaaattggtttttaatgatttcatatAAGAGTTCAGAAAATTTTTCGCTTAAAACAGTGGCAACATCAGTAGTCAaataacttttagattttaaaagggAAATCATGTCTTGTAAAGAACagattttcttttcttcttaatttttgttgGAAAgccttcacttttttttttaatttttcttttgctggTGATAAAGATCTTATAGATTGTGTTGAAGATTGACTGGTGTggtcatttttttcaatagtgcTTTCTGGCTGATCATTATGTGTTGAATTAATTTCTTTGCTGGGTTTGTCTATAGCAGGGTAAACatcaaactttgtttttctCAATAAAGGATTAAATTTAGATAATGAATTTACTGATGTTCGTATTGATGGGAGTTTCCTTTTTGTCTTTtgaatatttgtagaaaatataaaaactgatGGCACAGCATTACACTTTAAAATAGGCTTTTGATGATGATTGAgacttagattttttttgtctggGATACAATAATTGTAGTCTGATTCTAAAAAATGGTTGCTGCAGATACAGGTGTGTTTGGATGGAAGAAAATTTTCACGTTTCAAAGCAACAATCCATCTTTTACATAATTCAGAATTTTGAAGAGGAAATTTATAAAAGGATTTCATGCCGCCTTTTATGTATCTATTAGAACATCCATATGCAGCAGAAGAATTTACCATTTTGtgatgaaaataattgaattaaataaatactttagcaAGGCAAAAGAAATAATGTCACGGATTTACTCTCTACATTATATTTACTGTTTACTGCCCGATATAATAATGGctgatta
The nucleotide sequence above comes from Hydra vulgaris chromosome 09, alternate assembly HydraT2T_AEP. Encoded proteins:
- the LOC136085211 gene encoding THAP domain-containing protein 1-like isoform X2 yields the protein MVNSSAAYGCSNRYIKGGMKSFYKFPLQNSELCKRWIVALKRENFLPSKHTCICSNHFLESDYNYCIPDKKNLSLNHHQKPILKCNAVPSVFIFSTNIQKTKRKLPSIRTSVNSLSKFNPLLRKTKFDVYPAIDKPSKEINSTHNDQPESTIEKNDHTSQSSTQSIRSLSPAKEKLKKKVKAFQQKLRRKENLFFTRHDFPFKI